The genomic DNA TCGAATATGTCAAAGGGTTGATTGCCCTGCGGCGTCAGTATCCGATGTTCCGTCTGGAAAACACAGCGATGATCCGGAAACATCTCCGTTTCCTTGAAGAAGGAGAAGGCATCATCGCCTATGAATTGAAACGAACGTACGAAGGATATGTTGAACGTCAGCGGGTGTACCACAATGCGACGGAACACGATGTGACAATCGAGTTACCGAGCGGCGAGTTCGAAATTCTCGTCGAAGAAGGGGTTGTAAAAATCCATGCCCCTCGTCTGCATGAAGAAAAACAACTTATCGTAAAAGCACTATCGACGACGGTCATTGCCGAACGGAAAGCAGATTATAAAAAATATGCGGTGGCAGGTGGCGCTGCACTGACGATTCTTGGTTTGCTGTATGCAGCGAACAAAAGACGCAAGAATAATAAATGACGTATTTTCAAAGAATGGGAAAATCGGAAGAATCGGGGTTCACTAACGTGGACTCCGATTTTTTTAATACAGCCCTGCAGTCCAGAACGTGACAGTCGTGTTGCGGTGTCATCGTAATGACTTAATGATTTTTCACGTTTACTGTTTTAATTCAATGCTTAGGGGAACATACTATAAGTAGTATTTAGAGTGCTGGTTTTTTGAAAGGATGTATCTTATGTTCGGCTTCAATGATATCTGGAAATTTTTCTTCTCGTTTTTTTTGTTATTACCAATCGTCACGTTAATTCATGAGATGGGTCATTATTTTTTCGCACGCCTATTCGGCGGCAATATGGAAATCAACATCGGATCGGGAAAATCGTTATTACGTGTCGGACCCATCCGCTTAAATCGTGTCTATTTCTGGGACGGATGGTGTCAGTATGAGGCACTTCGTCATGAAAATAAATTTACGAACATCACCGTCTACGCCGGTGGAGCTATCTTTAATCTGGCGAGCATCTTGATCGTGAACGGTTTGATTTATGCAGGCGTCTTTGAAACTTCGATTTTTACGTATCAATTCGCCTATTTCTCGTTCTACTTCATTTTCTTCTCGTTATTTCCGATCGATCATCCGAACGGTTATCCGAGTGATGGAAAAGCAATCGTCAATGTATTTCGTTACGGAAAGTCCGAATACAATCCGCAATCATGAGGATATGCAAAATAATGCCCTTCTCTTCCTGCAATCAGTGCAAGAAAGAAGGGCATATTTTCATCATTTGTCTTGTGAAGATGTGTCATCTGCAGGTGAAGACTTGGATTGTTCAGTCTCTAATTCGACCAGTTTTTGAATCAAAATATGCCGTGGCATATGCATTAACTGTTCGAGCGGCACATTGAGACGTTTCGAAAGTTCAACAGCTGTATCAGCAGACAGTTGTAGGGGTTTCATAGTTTACATACCTCCTTTTTGTTTAGCTTTAGTATACAGGACATGTTCTTGGAGCGCATCGACAGTAGCTAGAAATGAAGAAGGTTGATACCGTAGGAAGTAGGAAGTGATGCGTATGTATAAACCAGCCGCTGAGCTGTTGTTCCATGAATCTGTTTCACTCTTTGACCGATTCGGCGATGACCTGATTTTATATCGGGATCAAGGCGGGTTTACAAAATGTGATCTGGATTTGAGAATACGATGGGAGACAGCATGTGCGTATGTTCCGTTCACCTGGTTCTTTGAACCGGACGGATACCGTGTGTTCATCGTTTTTGAAGAAACTTCACTGTTTGGTTTACTAGATTTAAGAGACGGATGTCTCCAATATATGAATCGTCCCGTCATCTTTGCTGATGCATGGTTCAGTAATCTTTATGAATGGCGAGGCAATCAAATTTTTATGTACTCGGCTGAGACCGATGTCGTTCGTTATTGTTTTGAAGAACAGGAAGGAACTTTCTCGGATTATGACGAAGCTCCTTTATTAGGACGTTTGATTGAACGGGGTTATCATCCGCAGTATGCGTTCGAACGTCTGTTGGCACCGGCAACGATGATTTCCTATGATGTGACTCAGTCGCGTTATGTCATTTGGGATGCGTTTACGGAACATGAACAATTGATTCCTTTTTCCGAGTACGACGATTATTTGCTGGTCGATAGCCGACACCATCTGTTTTCCATTACGGATGCCAACCGATTCTATCTATATGAAAAAGATCAACTGAAATTTAAATTTGACGGGTGCCAGTCTTCCGTCCTGTTAAAGACGGTTTTGCTGGATGAAGCGGCACAGCGTCTGGCCATCGTTTCGACGTCGGCGAATTTCGGAAATACGTGGCTCCAAATTTTTCAAAAGACGTAAACACATCCTTTGTCTTAGCAGGCGAAGGATGTGTTTTGTATACGGGGAGGAAGATGACAGATGGAACGTTTTGGTCAATACGTCGTCCGTTTTCGAAAAGGTATCAGTGTCACCTGGATAGTCTTGTTGCTTCTGCTTGGTTATTTTGCGGTGCAACTACCGGATCAGCTTAAAGGAAACGGCTTTACCCGGGACGGAGAATTTCAACAAGTCGAACGCACGTTGGAACAAGAATTTAAGCAGGACCCTCATCAAATTATCGTTTTGTTTGAAGGAGAAACAGAAACCATCCGGCAGGAAATGGAGCGTCACGTCACTGCTTTTCGGACCATTCAAGGCGTCGGACAGGTCGTCGGGGTACAGGAAAATCCGGAAGCTTTAAAAGACGGAAAAGGATACGTTTCAATCGGGATACCGAACATTGAACCGTCTTGGGTGAAGGCAGTGCAGGAAAAGCTCGATCCACAAGACGGTAGTACGATTCGACTAACAGGAGAACCGTTAATCGTCGACGACTTAAATACAGCATCGAAAAATGACTTGGTCCGGGCTGAATTGATTGGGGTACCGGCAGCGTTACTTGTCTTATTTCTCGTTTTTGGTACTCCACTTGCTGCCATCTTGCCGCTCATCATGGGTCTCGTCACGTTCATTTTCGGGGCCGGGACGCTGTATTTCATCGCTGGACAACAGGAATTATCAATCTTTGTCTTAAATGCCGTAGCGATGATTTCACTTGCCCTCGGAATCGATTTTTCCTTGCTTTACGTCAATCGTTTCCGGGAAGAACGGACTGCCGGACGGTCGATTACGGCGGCAGCGGAAGTCTCGGTCGCGACAGCCGGACGATCGATTTTATTTTCCGGGATTTGTGTGTTCGTCGGGTTGGCGGGTTTGCTCGTCATTGATGTCGACGTGTTTCAAGCGGTCGCAATCGGCACATTGGTCTCGGTGCTCGGGGCCGTCATCAGTGCTGTTACCTTGCTACCTGCCCTGCTCGCACTGCTAGGGGGGAGTCTGGAAAAAGGGCGGATTTTCAAGGCTGACTCGGAGCAAGGCGAAGTCCGGTGGCGTAAGTTGGCCCGGTTCGTCATGAAGCGTCCGGTTGCCGTCAGTTTATTTTCGTTGCTCCTGCTGTTGCCATGCTTAATTCCATTGCGTGATTTAGAGCTGAACATTCCGCAAGCAAGCGCGTTACCGGAAGATTATGAATCACGCCTCGCTTTTGAAGCGTGGGAAAAAACTTTTGGCGACGATGGGATCGATGCCGTCGTCTTACTGAAAGCTGATTTTCAAACGGAACAAGGTGTCGAAAAACTGGAAGCGTTGACGACACGACTCGAAGCAGATGGCGGAGTAAGCAGTGTCGTTTCAGCGACGGCGCTGGCTGAAGCAAACGGACGGACCGTTTCCCAGCTTGCTGCGAGTGAACAGGGGAAAGAACAGTTGGCGCCTTTGATTGCATTTGATCGAGGCATTGCTAGGATCAATGTCAAGTTGACGGGAGATCCGGGAGACAAGAGTTCACAAAAATGGGTCCGCGAAGTGCGGGATCAAGGGTATCAAGTCGGGGGACCCGCAGCCTTTAATCAGGAAATTTATGATGAAATCTACTCGAAGATGCCACTTGCGTTAGGTCTTGTCTTGCTTGCGACATTCATCATCCTGTTGTTTGCGTTCCAGTCGATCCTGATTCCGATTAAAGCAATCTTGATGAATCTGCTCAGCCTCGGTGCAACATTTGGTTTACTCGTCATTTTATTTGAATCAGGCTTGGTTTTCCCGGCCGAAACAATCGGTATTTTAACACCGGTCTTCATCTTCTCGCTTGTCTTCGGATTGTCGATGGATTATGAAGTGTTCCTCGTCTCACGAATGGAAGAATACTACGATGAGACCGGGAATAATGATCTCGCGACGGAAATGGGACTGGCGAAAACGAGTAAAATCATCACCTCTGCCGCTTTAATCATGATTGTCGTCACCGGCGCATTTGCTTTTACAGGAGTCAGTCCGATCAAACAGCTCGGTGTCGGGATTGCTTTGGCGATTTTCATTGATGCGACCATCGTTCGGATGCTTCTCGTTCCGGCATTGATGAAGCTGTTCGGACACTGGAACTGGTGGTGGCCGGGCGGACGGCGAAAACGAAAATACCGGATCTGATAAGTACTCAGAACATCAGTGAAGCACATCATTAGTCATTTAAAGCAGGACGAGCGTATACTGACGATATTCAAGTTAAGATTTCAGAGGAGGATATGCTTCAATGGCTAATGAAAAGATGTTTGATACGTTTACACTTCCAAACGGAGTGACACTTAAAAACCGGATTATGATGGCGCCGATGACAAACTACGCGGCGGAAGAAAACGGTGAAGTTTCAGAAGCGGAGCTTGCATACTACGCAGAACGTTCAGGTGGAGTCGGTGCAGTCATCACAGCATGTGCCAACGTCACGGCAGACGGTCAAGGATTCCCGAATGAGTTTGGCGCAGAACGCGATGAATTGATTCCGAGCCTGAAACGTCTTGCGACAACGATCCAAGATCAAGGCGCAAAAGCGATTCTGCAAATTTTCCACGCAGGTCGTATGGCACCACCGGAACTCGTCGGCGGACAAACTGTCAGTGCAAGCGCAGTAGCACCAGAACGTGAAGGCGCAATGACACCACGTGCACTTGAAGCAGCGGAAGTCGATGCGATCATCGAAGCGTTCGGTCAAGCGACACGCCGTGCGATGGAAGCTGGATTTGACGGAGTTGAGATTCATGGTGCGAACACGTACTTAATTCAACAATTCGTTTCTCCACACTCAAACCGTCGTGATGACAAATGGGGCGGAAGTCTTGAAAAACGTCTGGCTTTCCCGCTGGCAGTTGTTGATGCGGTCGAAGCTGTTGCAAAACAAGATCCATCATTCATCGTCGGTTACCGTTTCTCACCGGAAGAAGTTGAAAATCCGGGAATTACACTCGACGATACGATGCAACTCGTCGATGCTCTTGCGAAAAAAGACCTCGACTACTTGCACGTTTCCGTCATGGACTTCTTTGCCGGATCGATTCGTGATCAGAATGAAACGCGTTCACCGATCAGCCTTGTACAAGAGCGTGTCGGTCAACAGGTTCCGGTCATCGGTGTCGGTTCACTTCATACGCCGGAAGAAGTCGAGCGTTCGCTTGAAGTCGTGCCACTCGTCGCGCTTGGTCGTGAGTTGATCATGGAACCGAAATGGGTCGAAAAAGTGGAAGCGGGAGAAACAGATTCAATCCGGACTGAACTCGATCCGTCAGCACAAGCAGAACTCGTCGTACCGGATGCATTATGGCAAGGAATCACGAGCCGTCCAGGCTGGTTCCCAATCAAACAAACAACAAAATAAGAAATACGAAAAGGAGCAACTCAGAATTCTGAGTTGCTCCTTTTTTAGTGTCAGTAAGCGACTTCACCCATCCGGACACCACAAAAACGGTGCAGCTCGACCGGATGTTCGATATTTGTCCGGTCCAACATATCCTGCAGCAACAAGGCGCAGATGTAGGCATCTTCCTTGGCATCATGGTGCTTAAACGAGACATTTAAAAATTCTGCCATCGTATTTAACTTGTGGTTCGGCAACCATGGATACAGTTTCCGTGATAACTTGACCGTACAGCCGTACTGAAACGGCGGCATTTGATACAAGTCGTATTTTTGAATCGCTTTTTGGAGTGCACCCATGTCGAATGCCGCATTATGAGCGACGATAAGCTCTGCATTTTCGATCAAATCAAACAAGCCATGTGTTGTCATTGCCTCCGGTAAGGCCGGTGCATCCCAGACGTCACTCGGCCGAATGCCGTGGACACGGATGTTGCCGGCATCAAAGTCTTCCTCCGGGTTGATCAAAACTTGTTGGCTTGTGATGACTTTCCCCTCGGATAAAATGGACCAGCCGAAAGCGCAGATACTACGGCTGTTCCGATTAGCTGTTTCAAAATCGATCGCCAGTGTATAAGGTTCCATATCATCTCTCCTTTTTTAAACAGCATACCGTATTTCGATTCAGAATGCATGTTCGTCTTTTGTTTCAATGAAAACAGTCCGTCTGCCGAGCGGCATGACGGACTGTCGATTATTTTGCATGTACGGCTTTTTCTTCCGGCTCCGCGTACTCATCCGGCTTAAAGAGCATGATCCGGTCACGATAGGCAAAGACGACCGCCGTCAAAACGGCCATTAAATCAGCAATCGGGAAGGCGAACCAAACCCCCTGTACTCCAAAAAAGACCGGTAAAATCAATACGAGTGGAATCGTATATAATGTTTGCCGGGAGAGCGACAAGAACAAGGCAATCCGTGCCTTGGCGAGTGATTGATACATCCCGTTGATAATCATCTGAATGCCGTAGACAAATGAAATGGCGAATAAAATCCGCATCGCCGTCGAACCTTCATCGAGTAAGGTCGCGTCTTCCGTAAACATCCCGACCCAAAAGCGAGGGAACAATTGGATCAACAGCCATAGCGTGATCGATAAGGTCAAACCGTAACGAATCGCCAGCTTGATTGCTTGTGACATCCGGTCAAACTGTTTCGATCCGAAGTTATAGCCGACAATCGGCTGCATCCCTTGGACGATTCCCATGATTGGCATCCCGACGAGCGCCATGAATTTGTTGATGACGGCAAATGTCGCCAGTTCCGTCGTTCCGCCGTACCGGACGAGCATATGGTTGACGGTGATGAACAAAACGGATTGCGAGACTTGCATGATGAAGGACGAAGATCCGATTTGTCCCATCCGCACAACGAGTTTCGGATCAAAGCGGAACGCTTCCCGATTAAGTACTAAGCTCGTTTTTTTGGCTTTCGTGAAAAAGAACCGGAAAATCAGGATGGAACCGACGATTTGAGCGACGACCGTCCCGAGTGCCGCTCCTTGAATCCCCCAGTCGAGTCCGAAAATGAACAATGGGGTCAAGACGATGTTGATTGCGACCGTCGTCAGCATGACACGCATCTGATAACTGGCACGTCCCTCGGCCCGAAGCATTGCACTGGATGCCATCGTCAGCATGAAGAACGGGGAACCGAGTAACAGGACACGGAGGAAATCAATACTGTACGGCATGATCTCCGGTGTCGCACCGAACACACGCAACAACGGTTCGACGAAGATGAACGCTGTGATAATGGCGAGCATACTGACAACAAAGACCGTCATCAGGACGTTCGCATAGGCACGACTGGCACCTGCCAGATTTTTTTGACCGAGCCGCTGAGAAGCAATGGCAGCACCGCCGATTCCGACCGAGTTCGAGATGGCCATCAAGACCAGTTGAACGGGAAACGCAATTCCGACAGCCGCGACGGCAACCGTCCCGATTCCCTGCGCGACAAAGATCGTATCGACAATATTGTAGAGAGCGGTCACGAGCATCCCGATCATCGCCGGGAGCGACAGTCCGATCAGGAGTTTGTTAATGGGTGCTTCTCCCAATCGAGCCGTATTTTTATTCATCATCAGGAGAGCCTCCTTTTTCTTAAACAGGTACATGGATTTTCATTCAGATTAGTCGCTTCGACAACCGGAT from Exiguobacterium sibiricum 7-3 includes the following:
- a CDS encoding YycC family protein: MKPLQLSADTAVELSKRLNVPLEQLMHMPRHILIQKLVELETEQSKSSPADDTSSQDK
- a CDS encoding NADH-dependent flavin oxidoreductase, producing the protein MANEKMFDTFTLPNGVTLKNRIMMAPMTNYAAEENGEVSEAELAYYAERSGGVGAVITACANVTADGQGFPNEFGAERDELIPSLKRLATTIQDQGAKAILQIFHAGRMAPPELVGGQTVSASAVAPEREGAMTPRALEAAEVDAIIEAFGQATRRAMEAGFDGVEIHGANTYLIQQFVSPHSNRRDDKWGGSLEKRLAFPLAVVDAVEAVAKQDPSFIVGYRFSPEEVENPGITLDDTMQLVDALAKKDLDYLHVSVMDFFAGSIRDQNETRSPISLVQERVGQQVPVIGVGSLHTPEEVERSLEVVPLVALGRELIMEPKWVEKVEAGETDSIRTELDPSAQAELVVPDALWQGITSRPGWFPIKQTTK
- a CDS encoding 3'-5' exonuclease; the encoded protein is MEPYTLAIDFETANRNSRSICAFGWSILSEGKVITSQQVLINPEEDFDAGNIRVHGIRPSDVWDAPALPEAMTTHGLFDLIENAELIVAHNAAFDMGALQKAIQKYDLYQMPPFQYGCTVKLSRKLYPWLPNHKLNTMAEFLNVSFKHHDAKEDAYICALLLQDMLDRTNIEHPVELHRFCGVRMGEVAY
- a CDS encoding MMPL family transporter, whose product is MERFGQYVVRFRKGISVTWIVLLLLLGYFAVQLPDQLKGNGFTRDGEFQQVERTLEQEFKQDPHQIIVLFEGETETIRQEMERHVTAFRTIQGVGQVVGVQENPEALKDGKGYVSIGIPNIEPSWVKAVQEKLDPQDGSTIRLTGEPLIVDDLNTASKNDLVRAELIGVPAALLVLFLVFGTPLAAILPLIMGLVTFIFGAGTLYFIAGQQELSIFVLNAVAMISLALGIDFSLLYVNRFREERTAGRSITAAAEVSVATAGRSILFSGICVFVGLAGLLVIDVDVFQAVAIGTLVSVLGAVISAVTLLPALLALLGGSLEKGRIFKADSEQGEVRWRKLARFVMKRPVAVSLFSLLLLLPCLIPLRDLELNIPQASALPEDYESRLAFEAWEKTFGDDGIDAVVLLKADFQTEQGVEKLEALTTRLEADGGVSSVVSATALAEANGRTVSQLAASEQGKEQLAPLIAFDRGIARINVKLTGDPGDKSSQKWVREVRDQGYQVGGPAAFNQEIYDEIYSKMPLALGLVLLATFIILLFAFQSILIPIKAILMNLLSLGATFGLLVILFESGLVFPAETIGILTPVFIFSLVFGLSMDYEVFLVSRMEEYYDETGNNDLATEMGLAKTSKIITSAALIMIVVTGAFAFTGVSPIKQLGVGIALAIFIDATIVRMLLVPALMKLFGHWNWWWPGGRRKRKYRI
- a CDS encoding MATE family efflux transporter; translation: MMNKNTARLGEAPINKLLIGLSLPAMIGMLVTALYNIVDTIFVAQGIGTVAVAAVGIAFPVQLVLMAISNSVGIGGAAIASQRLGQKNLAGASRAYANVLMTVFVVSMLAIITAFIFVEPLLRVFGATPEIMPYSIDFLRVLLLGSPFFMLTMASSAMLRAEGRASYQMRVMLTTVAINIVLTPLFIFGLDWGIQGAALGTVVAQIVGSILIFRFFFTKAKKTSLVLNREAFRFDPKLVVRMGQIGSSSFIMQVSQSVLFITVNHMLVRYGGTTELATFAVINKFMALVGMPIMGIVQGMQPIVGYNFGSKQFDRMSQAIKLAIRYGLTLSITLWLLIQLFPRFWVGMFTEDATLLDEGSTAMRILFAISFVYGIQMIINGMYQSLAKARIALFLSLSRQTLYTIPLVLILPVFFGVQGVWFAFPIADLMAVLTAVVFAYRDRIMLFKPDEYAEPEEKAVHAK